AACAAAATCAACATTAACTTTACCCACCGCCGGATTGGGATAAATTGCAGATATTCCACTTTGTGAAAAGCGCGAAAAAGGCCCATCATCCTCTAAAAGTTCAGCATCTAAAATGAGATTTTCATCTCCGGGCTGATACAAGACATATGATAGAGGTAAATAATACATTTCATCGGAAGTACCTTCGCCCCAGGTGACGTATTTGGGTGGAATGTTTGGATTGACGGGATTGTTGGAACTATTATCATACGTTGCAAATCCATGTACTTCGGATCCTTTGGGCAATACAATGAGTTTGTTGAAATAGTAAGCACCTTGCCAATTGAAATCCCAATCATCAATTTTAATTAATGGTATTTGATCACCATTGGGGAGTTTAGCATAGACTTCCCATTTTTTTCCTAACATATGGCAATGAGGCCAGATTCCAAGTAAACTGACATCAATCGGCACTTTATATACGCCATGAAACGTTTTTACAGACTCCGGAGGCATGACAAATGGACCATTCACGAGTTCGGTAGGTAACATGATTTTATTGAATACGGTCCTCTTGGAGGCTTGTTTTGCAAAAAACAAATTGACCGTTGAACTATCGCTTTGATCAATACTGCTAGGTGCATAATGCATTTGTAACACCAGATCTGATCCTTTTGGAACCCTTTGAGACATTCCCGGTGGAAATAAATTGGGCTTTTGTCCGGGAACAAATCCTGGTAATTGATCTCCGAGAAAACCTACAGAGCCGCCACCGGAAAATCCGTATTCACTTGATTTCTCATCCTCGATTTTAGCCAGACCGGTAGCATCTGCCCATAACAAAGTGTGATGTACAATTTTTGCATTGCCAGGTCTCATTTCTAATGCAATCAATTCTTTGTCTTCGGTCAGACCGGTTGGTAATACAAAATATCGGTATTCGTCGCGGTTATTTCCTTTGTGCACATACGATTGTGTAAAGGACAAAACCAAATCAGGGGTTCCTACTTGTGAGCCTGTTGGAAAGTTTGGTAAAGCAGGTTCGTTGGCAGGGTTCCCTTGTGGAGTTCCGGCATCCACCCAGGATATTATTTTTTGTATTTCTGAAGCTTCAAGAAAATTCTCATTTTGATAATGCTGGTAATTTTGATCCGCCTTCCAGGGCGGCATATATCTTGATTCAACAACAAATCTGATGGAGTTTGCGCGATTTTTAACTTCTTCATAAGTTGTAAGCGGGAAAGGACCTATTTCTCCCTTGCGATGGCAATTGGCGCAATGGGTATATATGATATCAGCTACATCTTCTGAGAAGGTTTGCCCTGAAAGTTCCAGACAAAAGCTAATAAAAGATAAAAGGAGGAGTTTGTGTTTCATAAAGTAAAATTACAATTAATTTTTAGATTGCTTTTCGAGAAAGCAACCGATAGCTTCTGTTTTTTTGGGCAAGGGTATAATGCCTTGTTTTAAGGCAGCTAAGCAATCCCGCAATTCATGTGTTGTTGCCCGTGCTCTTTTTTTACCCAGGCTGGCAAATAAATTGTCGATTCTACCCTGATAAATAATTTTGTGCAATTTGCGATGTACAACCACGACTTCCGGCATAACTCTTATTTGAAATTCATTGGCCAGTTTTTGATCTTCATCAAAAAAAACATCCATAGGCAATTGATAACTATCTAAGAAAAGATAAACACTATCTGGGATGGAGGATGGATTGGAAAATACTGCTTTAAAATCTATTGAAGTGCCCCTGTAATCATCTGCAATTTTTCTAATTTCCGGGATATAGGATTTGGTAATTTTGCAATCTTCCAGTAAAAAGAAATAAACCTGGACTTCCGGATCACCATTTGTTTTCATTGCAAAATGAGGGGCCATCAGGAAAAAAAATGCAAGGAAATGTAAAAATTTCATGAGAAGCGGTTTATTGGCCTTTAGATAGCCATTTGTTTGAATCGTTTAATTTTATAGCAAAGATATGATCGTGATGAAGTAACTGAAAAGTAACTTCATAAATTGCCCGCATGGGTCTT
The genomic region above belongs to Saprospiraceae bacterium and contains:
- a CDS encoding redoxin domain-containing protein, producing the protein MKFLHFLAFFFLMAPHFAMKTNGDPEVQVYFFLLEDCKITKSYIPEIRKIADDYRGTSIDFKAVFSNPSSIPDSVYLFLDSYQLPMDVFFDEDQKLANEFQIRVMPEVVVVHRKLHKIIYQGRIDNLFASLGKKRARATTHELRDCLAALKQGIIPLPKKTEAIGCFLEKQSKN
- a CDS encoding T9SS type A sorting domain-containing protein, which produces MKHKLLLLSFISFCLELSGQTFSEDVADIIYTHCANCHRKGEIGPFPLTTYEEVKNRANSIRFVVESRYMPPWKADQNYQHYQNENFLEASEIQKIISWVDAGTPQGNPANEPALPNFPTGSQVGTPDLVLSFTQSYVHKGNNRDEYRYFVLPTGLTEDKELIALEMRPGNAKIVHHTLLWADATGLAKIEDEKSSEYGFSGGGSVGFLGDQLPGFVPGQKPNLFPPGMSQRVPKGSDLVLQMHYAPSSIDQSDSSTVNLFFAKQASKRTVFNKIMLPTELVNGPFVMPPESVKTFHGVYKVPIDVSLLGIWPHCHMLGKKWEVYAKLPNGDQIPLIKIDDWDFNWQGAYYFNKLIVLPKGSEVHGFATYDNSSNNPVNPNIPPKYVTWGEGTSDEMYYLPLSYVLYQPGDENLILDAELLEDDGPFSRFSQSGISAIYPNPAVGKVNVDFVLNKTQKIKLDLKDLLGNTLYNIINPASYYQGQHQIEYKLPDDIPSGFYMIELQTQDIILSQKLLIKKEN